In one Tripterygium wilfordii isolate XIE 37 chromosome 22, ASM1340144v1, whole genome shotgun sequence genomic region, the following are encoded:
- the LOC119990897 gene encoding acetylserotonin O-methyltransferase-like: MGENKLDANKTVKEEEEVAVEVEIWRYVFGFVNMAAAKCAIELGIADVIENHKTPITGSDLASIIGCEPSFLHRIMRFLVHERVFKEEPTSQGTMGYVQTPLSRRLLSRGGENSLADLLLLESSPVMLAPWHHLSTRVRAISTPAFHGAHGKDVWEYAEADSAHSKLINDAMACDARIVVPAILEGCGEVFDGVSTLVDVGGGNGMALSVLVQACPWMRGINFDLPHVVSAATECAGVQHVAGDMFDNIPKADAAFIMWVLHDWGDDECIQILKNCREAVPSDKGKVIIVETVIKEKGGDKLEGARLMLDMIIMAHTTQGKERTLKEWDYVLKEAGFSKYNINPIRALQSVIEAFP, encoded by the exons ATGGGAGAAAACAAGTTAGATGCAAACAAGAcagtgaaggaagaagaagaagtagcaGTAGAGGTTGAAATATGGAGATATGTATTTGGTTTTGTGAACATGGCAGCAGCAAAGTGTGCCATTGAGCTTGGCATAGCTGATGTTATAGAAAACCACAAAACTCCCATCACAGGTTCAGACTTAGCCTCCATAATTGGCTGTGAACCATCTTTTCTCCACCGAATTATGCGATTCCTAGTCCATGAACGAGTATTCAAAGAAGAACCCACAAGCCAAGGCACAATGGGTTATGTGCAAACACCTCTGTCGCGTCGACTACTGAGTCGAGGAGGAGAGAATAGCTTGGCTGATCTTCTTCTGTTAGAGAGCAGCCCTGTTATGCTGGCACCTTGGCATCATCTAAGCACCCGAGTACGTGCCATCAGTACTCCTGCGTTTCATGGCGCTCATGGCAAGGATGTGTGGGAATATGCAGAAGCTGATTCTGCTCACAGCAAACTCATCAATGATGCAATGGCGTGTGATGCAAGAATTGTAGTGCCGGCGATACTTGAAGGGTGTGGAGAGGTGTTTGATGGGGTTTCTACATTGGTGGATGTTGGTGGAGGTAATGGCATGGCTTTGAGTGTCTTGGTGCAGGCATGTCCATGGATGAGAGGCATCAATTTTGATCTTCCCCATGTTGTTTCTGCTGCCACAGAGTGTGCTGGTGTTCAACATGTTGCAGGTGACATGTTTGATAATATTCCAAAGGCTGATGCTGCTTTTATCATG TGGGTTTTGCATGACTGGGGAGATGATGAATGCATCCAAATCCTGAAGAATTGCAGGGAAGCAGTACCAAGTGATAAAGGGAAGGTTATAATTGTAGAAACTGTGATtaaagagaagggaggggacaAGCTGGAGGGTGCAAGGTTAATGTTAGACATGATAATAATGGCTCATACAACCCAAGGAAAAGAAAGGACTTTGAAGGAGTGGGATTATGTTCTTAAGGAGGCCGGATTTAGCAAATATAACATCAATCCCATTCGTGCTCTGCAATCCGttatcgaggcttttccttga
- the LOC119991437 gene encoding uncharacterized protein LOC119991437: MKSAPRRTQAPNVPLTTVSQETQSIVVNTGGDGLDDDSDEVLDAFMESLEQNDVGIDGVDVIDGVGEELDAEGSDEGEGEGDGSSDDDPDFKVVYESDNEDILLYESDSDDEVRMRKAGNARYDPKEVAEQYIFELGMEFKTIFEFKNAVRSYAVDGGYQIHFVRNEKNRCQAKCVVGCPWNIWWSKIRGQETFQIKTYVRRHKCNRRLPNKQANSSWLSLRLVDKVRGDPKISASALVTYVKEKMSLSISRTHAYRSKTKALEIIDGKHKEQYGKLRSYMAEILRTNSGSSCNIIVDRERPEDPAVFKKAYMCLAPLRDGFLAGCRPLIGLDGCFLKTTYGGQLLTTVAHYGCNGIFPIAWAVVENENGDSWDWFLRKLLLDIGGIESRRWA; encoded by the exons ATGAAATCTGCACCCAGGAGAACACAAGCACCTAATGTCCCACTCACTACTGTGAGTCAGGAGACTCAATCAATTGTTGTGAATACTGGTGGTGATGGTCTTGATGATGATTCTGATGAGGTATTAGATGCATTCATGGAGAGTTTAGAACAAAACGATGTTGGCATAGATGGTGTTGATGTTATAGATGGGGTAGGGGAAGAGTTAGATGCAGAAGGCAGTGATGAGGGTGAAGGAGAAGGGGATGGATCATCTGATGATGATCCAGACTTCAAGGTGGTTTATGAATCAGATAATGAGGATATTTTGTTGTATGAGTCTGATAGTGATGATGAGGTTAGGATGCGTAAGGCTGGAAATGCTAGGTATGATCCTAAGGAAGTTGCTGAGCAGTATATATTTGAACTTGGGATGGAGTTTAAAACAATTTTCGAGTTTAAAAATGCTGTGAGGAGTTATGCTGTTGATGGAGGTTATCAAATTCATTTTGTTAGGAATGAGAAAAATAGGTGTCAAGCCAAGTGTGTTGTTGGATGTCCTTGGAATATTTGGTGGTCCAAAATAAGGGGTCAAGAGACTTTTCAGATCAAAACATACGTGAGGAGACATAAGTGTAATAGGAGGTTGCCaaataaacaagccaatagttcATGGCTTTCTCTCAGGTTGGTGGACAAGGTCAGAGGTGATCCTAAGATTAGTGCTAGTGCATTGGTGACCTATGTGAAAGAAAAAATGTCTCTGTCCATTTCAAGAACACATGCTTATAGGAGTAAGACCAAGGCATTGGAAATTATCGATGGCAAGCACAAGGAACAATATGGAAAATTGAGAAGCTACATGGCTGAGATATTAAGGACTAACAGTGGCAGTTCTTGCAACATAATTGTAGACAGGGAGAGGCCAGAAGATCCTGCAGTGTTCAAGAAAGCATATATGTGTTTGGCCCCATTGAGGGATGGATTCCTTGCAGGTTGTAGACCTTTGATTGGCCTAGATGGTTGTTTTTTGAAGACAACTTATGGTGGACAACTACTGACAACTGTTGCACATTATGGATGTAATGGAATTTTTCCAATAGCTTGGGCTGTAGTTGAAAACGAAAATGGAGATTCTTGGGATTGGTTTCTTAGAAAGTTGTTGCTTGATATTGGAGGAATTGAAAGTAGGAGATG GGCTTAG
- the LOC119991646 gene encoding F-box/LRR-repeat protein 10 isoform X2 produces the protein MFDFSLFDAHLSAQVWALASDKLTSLEIGHVSSIAVTEMLSPDVGSIRTTSTLPCLRKLFISVDYITDAMVGTISEVLISLTHLDLRDAPSMEPPVAFDLTNAGVRQINRHGNLKHLSLVRSQEFQEFLNAPTYFNHVNDLGFLLMADKCVNLESICLGGFCRVTDTGFKTLLHSCSKLYKFRVFQGIQLTDLVFHDISATSLSLTHVSLRCCRLMSNHAIANLVSNMDLKVLDLRACKNLGDEALRAIGVLPNLKILRLDGTDVSDMGLSSLRGGVISSLVSLSLRGCKRLTDRCIAALFDGSSELGLQELDLSNLPNLSDDGILSLARCRVPITTLRLRRCRLIGDVSVMALASMQIDEGSWHGSSLRLLDLYESRGITQLSFRWLKKPYFPRLRWLGVTGSTNRDIVDALARNRPFLHVACHGEELGADILDQSDVMSRHDHFENDELEQWILDGWNYSDDEEVVVNAENYGEFMDE, from the coding sequence ATGTTTGATTTCTCATTATTTGATGCTCATCTTTCTGCGCAAGTTTGGGCACTGGCTTCAGATAAACTCACTTCCCTTGAGATTGGCCATGTTTCTTCAATAGCAGTGACTGAAATGCTAAGCCCAGATGTAGGATCTATTCGAACAACATCCACTCTGCCATGCCTTCGGAAGTTGTTTATTTCAGTAGACTATATTACTGATGCTATGGTTGGTACAATATCAGAGGTTCTTATCTCCTTGACGCACTTGGATCTTAGAGATGCTCCTTCCATGGAACCACCAGTTGCATTTGACCTCACTAATGCTGGTGTCAGGCAGATTAATCGGCATGGAAACCTGAAACACCTTTCATTAGTGCGGAGCCAGGAGTTCCAGGAGTTCCTTAATGCCCCTACCTATTTCAACCATGTTAATGATCTTGGTTTCCTCCTAATGGCTGACAAATGTGTCAACTTGGAGAGTATATGTCTTGGTGGCTTTTGCCGTGTTACTGATACGGGGTTCAAAACGTTGTTACATTCTTGCTCTAAATTATACAAGTTTAGGGTGTTCCAGGGaatccaattaactgatctagTGTTTCATGATATCTCTGCAACTTCGCTTTCTTTAACTCACGTGAGTTTGAGATGTTGCCGTCTTATGAGCAACCATGCAATTGCCAATTTGGTATCCAACATGGATTTGAAAGTTCTGGACTTGAGAGCATGCAAAAACCTTGGTGATGAAGCCCTCCGAGCCATTGGTGTTCTTCCAAACTTGAAGATTTTGCGACTGGATGGCACGGATGTAAGTGATATGGGCTTGTCCTCCTTAAGAGGGGGAGTTATAAGTTCATTGGTTTCCTTGTCACTCAGAGGCTGCAAAAGACTTACAGATAGATGCATCGCTGCATTATTTGATGGATCTTCTGAATTGGGGTTGCAAGAATTAGACCTATCCAATCTACCTAATCTGTCTGATGATGGAATTCTGTCGTTAGCAAGATGCCGTGTTCCAATTACGACTCTCCGACTGCGAAGGTGTCGACTCATAGGTGACGTTTCAGTGATGGCATTGGCCTCGATGCAGATTGATGAAGGCAGTTGGCATGGTAGCAGCTTGAGATTGTTGGATCTCTATGAAAGTCGTGGTATTACACAACTATCATTCCGGTGGCTAAAGAAGCCTTACTTTCCAAGACTAAGATGGTTGGGAGTTACAGGAAGCACAAATAGAGATATTGTAGATGCTTTAGCTAGAAATAGACCATTCTTGCATGTAGCATGCCATGGTGAGGAGTTGGGAGCTGACATATTGGATCAGTCAGATGTTATGAGCAGGCATGATCATTTTGAAAATGATGAACTTGAGCAGTGGATTCTTGATGGATGGAATTATAGTGATGATGAGGAGGTTGTTGTGAATGCTGAGAACTACGGAGAATTTATGGACGAATAA
- the LOC119991646 gene encoding F-box/LRR-repeat protein 10 isoform X1 has translation MSSSEDRSGEAGVELLPSAVLATIMTNLDLGSICSMASTCKTCKACASHILSFLPNFNLLDIALTTDLLRPLLPPNPHLRSLKVDCSRLDDSSIDLLIRPSLHELRLRNCMDFSGKLLSEIGRRCSDLRSLCLGSVAEKRGRIIDISDLEELISRCTQLEALVLMFDFSLFDAHLSAQVWALASDKLTSLEIGHVSSIAVTEMLSPDVGSIRTTSTLPCLRKLFISVDYITDAMVGTISEVLISLTHLDLRDAPSMEPPVAFDLTNAGVRQINRHGNLKHLSLVRSQEFQEFLNAPTYFNHVNDLGFLLMADKCVNLESICLGGFCRVTDTGFKTLLHSCSKLYKFRVFQGIQLTDLVFHDISATSLSLTHVSLRCCRLMSNHAIANLVSNMDLKVLDLRACKNLGDEALRAIGVLPNLKILRLDGTDVSDMGLSSLRGGVISSLVSLSLRGCKRLTDRCIAALFDGSSELGLQELDLSNLPNLSDDGILSLARCRVPITTLRLRRCRLIGDVSVMALASMQIDEGSWHGSSLRLLDLYESRGITQLSFRWLKKPYFPRLRWLGVTGSTNRDIVDALARNRPFLHVACHGEELGADILDQSDVMSRHDHFENDELEQWILDGWNYSDDEEVVVNAENYGEFMDE, from the exons atgtcgaGCAGCGAAGACAGAAGTGGTGAGGCTGGGGTGGAGCTGCTGCCATCTGCGGTACTCGCTACCATAATGACGAACCTCGATTTGGGCTCGATCTGCTCGATGGCGTCCACGTGCAAGACCTGCAAGGCCTGCGCTTCTCACATCCTCTCTTTTCTCCCCAACTTTAATCTCCTT GACATTGCGCTGACTACAGATTTGTTGAGGCCTTTGTTACCGCCAAATCCTCATCTCAGGAGCTTGAAGGTTGATTGCAGTCGGCTGGACGATTCTTCCATTGATCTTCTAATACGGCCTTCTTTGCATGAGCTTAGGCTTCGAAATTGCATGGATTTCAGTGGGAAGCTGCTGTCTGAAATCGGACGACGATGCAGTGATCTGAG GTCTCTCTGCCTGGGATCAGTAGCTGAGAAAAGAGGAAGGATTATTGATATATCTGATCTGGAGGAGTTAATCAGTCGTTGCACTCAGTTAGAA GCACTAGTATTGATGTTTGATTTCTCATTATTTGATGCTCATCTTTCTGCGCAAGTTTGGGCACTGGCTTCAGATAAACTCACTTCCCTTGAGATTGGCCATGTTTCTTCAATAGCAGTGACTGAAATGCTAAGCCCAGATGTAGGATCTATTCGAACAACATCCACTCTGCCATGCCTTCGGAAGTTGTTTATTTCAGTAGACTATATTACTGATGCTATGGTTGGTACAATATCAGAGGTTCTTATCTCCTTGACGCACTTGGATCTTAGAGATGCTCCTTCCATGGAACCACCAGTTGCATTTGACCTCACTAATGCTGGTGTCAGGCAGATTAATCGGCATGGAAACCTGAAACACCTTTCATTAGTGCGGAGCCAGGAGTTCCAGGAGTTCCTTAATGCCCCTACCTATTTCAACCATGTTAATGATCTTGGTTTCCTCCTAATGGCTGACAAATGTGTCAACTTGGAGAGTATATGTCTTGGTGGCTTTTGCCGTGTTACTGATACGGGGTTCAAAACGTTGTTACATTCTTGCTCTAAATTATACAAGTTTAGGGTGTTCCAGGGaatccaattaactgatctagTGTTTCATGATATCTCTGCAACTTCGCTTTCTTTAACTCACGTGAGTTTGAGATGTTGCCGTCTTATGAGCAACCATGCAATTGCCAATTTGGTATCCAACATGGATTTGAAAGTTCTGGACTTGAGAGCATGCAAAAACCTTGGTGATGAAGCCCTCCGAGCCATTGGTGTTCTTCCAAACTTGAAGATTTTGCGACTGGATGGCACGGATGTAAGTGATATGGGCTTGTCCTCCTTAAGAGGGGGAGTTATAAGTTCATTGGTTTCCTTGTCACTCAGAGGCTGCAAAAGACTTACAGATAGATGCATCGCTGCATTATTTGATGGATCTTCTGAATTGGGGTTGCAAGAATTAGACCTATCCAATCTACCTAATCTGTCTGATGATGGAATTCTGTCGTTAGCAAGATGCCGTGTTCCAATTACGACTCTCCGACTGCGAAGGTGTCGACTCATAGGTGACGTTTCAGTGATGGCATTGGCCTCGATGCAGATTGATGAAGGCAGTTGGCATGGTAGCAGCTTGAGATTGTTGGATCTCTATGAAAGTCGTGGTATTACACAACTATCATTCCGGTGGCTAAAGAAGCCTTACTTTCCAAGACTAAGATGGTTGGGAGTTACAGGAAGCACAAATAGAGATATTGTAGATGCTTTAGCTAGAAATAGACCATTCTTGCATGTAGCATGCCATGGTGAGGAGTTGGGAGCTGACATATTGGATCAGTCAGATGTTATGAGCAGGCATGATCATTTTGAAAATGATGAACTTGAGCAGTGGATTCTTGATGGATGGAATTATAGTGATGATGAGGAGGTTGTTGTGAATGCTGAGAACTACGGAGAATTTATGGACGAATAA
- the LOC119990664 gene encoding acetylserotonin O-methyltransferase-like — protein MGETKGDEKMLVNEEEEAQAKVDIYKYVFGFVSMAVVKCAIELGLPDILEKHRNPMTLSELSSTLGCEPSLLYRLMRFLTNERVFREERTSQGDVAYAQTALSRRLLRLGEMSMVDLIMFESNPFSLASWDGLRYRVLATANTTLLSDGPHTEAADPVYNRLFNQAMACNARATMPAILKEYKEVFNGVSTLVDVGGGNGTAMSLLVKECPWIKCINFDLPHVVSDAPDFDSVQHVGGDMFKSVPNADAVFLMRVLHNWGDDECIQVLRKCKEAIPSDKGKAIIVEAVIDEKQEGKLEKLRLVLDITMMTHTNKGKERSLEQWEYILKEAGFSRHIIKQIPVMQSVIVAFP, from the exons ATGGGAGAAACAAAAGGTGATGAGAAAATGCTAgtgaatgaagaagaagaagcacaaGCAAAGGtggatatatataaatatgtatttgGGTTTGTGAGCATGGCAGTGGTGAAATGTGCCATTGAGCTGGGTTTACCTGACATCTTAGAAAAACACAGAAATCCCATGACACTATCAGAACTCTCTTCCACACTTGGATGTGAACCTTCTCTTCTTTATCGCCTGATGCGTTTCCTAACAAATGAACGAGTATTCAGAGAAGAACGCACGAGCCAAGGAGACGTTGCTTACGCGCAAACAGCCTTGTCTCGACGTTTATTGAGACTAGGGGAGATGAGCATGGTCGATTTGATTATGTTCGAAAGCAACCCTTTTTCGCTGGCGTCCTGGGACGGTTTGAGGTACCGTGTCCTTGCTACTGCTAATACTACATTACTATCGGATGGTCCTCATACTGAGGCCGCTGATCCTGTTTACAACAGGCTTTTCAATCAGGCAATGGCCTGCAATGCCAGAGCTACAATGCCTGCAATACTTAAAGAGTATAAAGAGGTGTTCAATGGAGTTTCTACGTTGGTCGATGTTGGTGGAGGCAATGGAACAGCTATGAGCTTGTTGGTCAAGGAATGTCCATGGATAAAATGCATCAACTTTGATCTTCCTCATGTTGTGTCCGATGCCCCAGATTTCGATAGTGTCCAACACGTTGGTGGCGACATGTTCAAGAGTGTTCCAAATGCTGATGCTGTTTTTCTCATG AGGGTTTTGCATAACTGGGGAGATGATGAGTGCATTCAAGTATTGAGGAAATGCAAAGAAGCTATCCCAAGTGACAAAGGGAAGGCAATAATTGTGGAAGCTGTGATTGATGAAAAACAAGAAGGCAAGCTTGAGAAGCTGAGGCTGGTGCTGGATATTACAATGATGACTCATACtaacaaaggaaaagaaaggagCTTGGAGCAATGGGAATATATTCTTAAGGAGGCTGGATTTAGCAGACACATCATCAAACAAATTCCTGTTATGCAATCAGTGATTGTGGCTTTTCCCTGA
- the LOC119990382 gene encoding heterodimeric geranylgeranyl pyrophosphate synthase small subunit, chloroplastic, with protein sequence MAFSTAITPFSTLYLPIRHSNLHISRLQSLPIRCCSSSSLSFSTNESSSSKLSTQFDLKTYWTNLIGEINENLDQAIPVKYPDQIYEAMRYSVLAKGAKRAPPVMCITACELFGGDRLAAFPTACALEMVHAASLIHDDLPCMDNDPFRRGQPSNHTNYGVDMAILAGDALFPLGFQHIVSHTPSDLVPEQRLLRVIAEIARAVGSTGMAAGQFLELEGGPNSVEFVQEKKFGEMGECSAVCGGLLAGADDDELQRLRRYGRAVGVLYQVINDVLEEKTMKSKEIEDNKKKGKSYVGIYGIEKAMKVAEELRAQARKELDGFQKYGEKVAPLYSFVDYAADRGFRVGDLN encoded by the exons ATGGCCTTTTCTACGGCGATTACACCATTTTCCACTCTCTACCTCCCTATCCGACACTCCAATCTCCACATTTCGAGGCTTCAATCATTGCCAATCCGCtgctgctcttcttcttctttgtcatTCTCCACCAATGAATCGTCGTCTTCAAAGTTGTCGACCCAGTTCGATTTGAAGACGTACTGGACGAACCTGATTGGGGAAATCAACGAGAATCTAGACCAGGCTATCCCGGTTAAGTACCCGGACCAGATCTACGAGGCTATGCGATACTCCGTACTTGCCAAGGGCGCCAAGCGGGCCCCACCCGTCATGTGCATCACCGCCTGCGAGCTCTTCGGAGGTGACCGTCTCGCCGCCTTCCCTACCGCCTGCGCCCTCGAAATG GTTCATGCAGCTTCATTGATTCACGACGACCTTCCTTGCATGGACAATGATCCATTTCGCCGAGGTCAGCCATCAAACCACACTAATTATGGTGTGGACATGGCAATCTTGGCTGGTGATGCTCTCTTTCCTCTTGGCTTTCAACACATTGTCTCCCACACACCTTCAGACCTCGTTCCAGAGCAACGTCTTCTCCGTGTCATCGCCGAGATTGCACGTGCAGTGGGCTCAACAGGCATGGCTGCTGGCCAGTTCCTTGAACTTGAAGGTGGACCAAATTCTGTGGAGTTTGTTCAAGAGAAGAAGTTCGGTGAAATGGGCGAGTGCTCTGCAGTATGCGGAGGATTGTTAGCTGGTGCTGACGATGACGAGTTACAGAGATTGAGGAGGTATGGGAGGGCTGTTGGGGTCTTGTATCAAGTGATCAATGACGTGCTGGAGGAGAAAACAATGAAAAGCAAAGAAATTGAAGACAAtaaaaagaagggaaagagTTATGTAGGGATATATGGGATTGAAAAGGCTATGAAGGTGGCAGAGGAACTAAGGGCCCAAGCTAGAAAAGAACTTGATGGGTTCCAAAAGTATGGTGAGAAGGTAGCGCCGCTGTATAGCTTTGTAGATTATGCCGCAGATAGAGGTTTTCGGGTTGGTGATTTAAATTGA
- the LOC119992054 gene encoding acetylserotonin O-methyltransferase-like — MGENKLDTNKTVKGEEEIWRYVFGFVNMAAAKCAIELGIADVIENHKTPITGSDLASIIGCEPSFLHRIMRFLVHERVFKEEPTSQGTMGYVQTPLSRRLLSRGGENSLADLLLLESSPVMLAPWHHLSTRIRAISATTAFEGAHGKDVWAYAEADSAYSKLINDAMACNAIIVVPAILEGCGEVFDGVSSLVDVGGGNGTTLSMLVKSCPWMTGINFDLPHVVSAATECSGVQHVAGDMFDNIPKADAVFIKWVLHDWGDDECIQILKNCREAVPSDKGKVIIVEAVIKEEGGDKLEGARLMLDMAMMAHTTQGKERTLKEWDYVLKEAGFSKYNINPIRALQSVIEAFP; from the exons ATGGGAGAAAACAAATTAGATACAAACAAGACAGTGAagggagaagaagaaatatGGAGATACGTATTTGGTTTTGTGAATATGGCAGCAGCAAAGTGTGCCATTGAGCTTGGCATAGCTGATGTTATAGAAAACCACAAAACTCCCATCACAGGTTCAGACTTAGCCTCCATAATTGGCTGTGAACCATCTTTTCTCCACCGAATTATGCGATTTCTAGTCCATGAACGTGTATTTAAAGAGGAACCCACGAGCCAAGGCACGATGGGTTATGTGCAAACACCTCTGTCGCGTCGACTACTGAGTCGAGGAGGAGAGAATAGCTTGGCTGATCTTCTTCTGTTAGAGAGCAGCCCTGTTATGCTGGCACCTTGGCATCATCTAAGCACCCGAATACGTGCAATTAGTGCTACTACTGCGTTTGAAGGCGCTCATGGCAAGGATGTGTGGGCATATGCAGAAGCTGATTCTGCTTACAGCAAACTCATCAATGATGCAATGGCTTGTAATGCAATAATTGTAGTGCCTGCGATACTTGAAGGGTGTGGAGAGGTGTTTGATGGGGTTTCTTCATTGGTGGATGTTGGTGGAGGTAATGGCACAACTTTGAGTATGTTGGTCAAGTCATGTCCATGGATGACAGGCATCAATTTTGATCTTCCTCACGTTGTGTCTGCTGCGACAGAGTGTTCTGGTGTTCAACATGTTGCAGGTGACATGTTTGATAATATTCCAAAGGCTGATGCTGTCTTTATCAAG TGGGTTTTGCATGACTGGGGAGATGATGAATGCATCCAAATCCTGAAGAACTGCAGGGAAGCAGTACCAAGTGATAAAGGGAAGGTTATAATTGTAGAAGCTGTGATTAAAGAGGAGGGAGGGGACAAGCTAGAGGGTGCAAGGTTAATGTTAGACATGGCAATGATGGCTCATACAACCCAAGGAAAAGAAAGGACTTTGAAGGAGTGGGATTATGTTCTTAAGGAGGCTGGATTTAGCAAATATAACATCAACCCCATTCGTGCTCTACAATCCGttatcgaggcttttccttga
- the LOC119992280 gene encoding uncharacterized protein LOC119992280: MQVFHAEMDKIKGLDEAAWKYLNDIPPYLWTRAAFSTYSKNDTIVNNMSESFNSKILPVRDRPIITMLEELRGEAMERHVKLRTQMERKHGRLVPEVHDRLDKEFIKSRSWTAKWIRDNQKAIFQVTKKPYQYVVNVDEASCTCRGWDLSGIPCTHAVAAICWLHRDPAEFVHQAYTKKTYLKVYEHNVQPTNGENLWVAVGGDAIEAPPMKKVVGGPTKKRRREHDEAASRSRLRRRYPKIRCTKCGGEGHNRRGCKNPPMPEVKNLSLYY, translated from the exons ATGCAAGTGTTTCATGCAGAAATGGATAAAATCAAAGGACTCGATGAAGCAGCATGGAAGTACTTGAATGATATTCCTCCGTATTTATGGACAAGGGCTGCATTCTCAACATATTCCAAGAATGATACCATAGTCAATAACATGTCTGAAAGCTTCAATTCCAAGATACTACCAGTAAGGGATAGACCAATCATCACAATGCTTGAAGAGTTAAGAGGAGAGGCAATGGAAAGACATGTTAAGCTGAGGACACAGATGGAGAGAAAACATGGTAGGCTGGTCCCAGAGGTACATGACAGATTGGACAAAGAGTTCATTAAAAGCAGATCATGGACAGCAAAATGGATAAGGGACAATCAAAAGGCTATTTTCCAG GTGACTAAAAAGCCATACCAATATGTTGTCAATGTAGATGAAGCATCTTGCACTTGTAGGGGGTGGGACCTCTCTGGAATTCCTTGCACACATGCAGTTGCTGCGATTTGTTGGCTTCATAGGGATCCAGCAGAATTTGTGCATCAAGCATACACAAAGAAGACTTATTTAAAGGTATATGAGCACAATGTGCAGCCTACAAATGGTGAGAACTTGTGGGTTGCTGTTGGAGGTGATGCCATAGAAGCTCCCCCAATGAAGAAAGTTGTTGGAGGACCAACTAAAAAACGAAGAAGGGAGCATGATGAGGCAGCATCAAGGAGTAGGCTGAGAAGAAGGTATCCAAAAATTAGGTGCACAAAATGTGGTGGAGAGGGACACAATAGAAGGGGTTGCAAAAATCCACCAATGCCTGAGGTAAAGAATCTATCATTATACTATTAA